Proteins from a single region of Streptomyces glaucescens:
- a CDS encoding SpoIIE family protein phosphatase, giving the protein MSATGPPAAGGTGPGRAAGRPGGPDRGAERPSGLLDVLGVASVVLDAEGRIVLWSPQAEELFGYPAHEALGQYAARLMVHEEHLGLVIELFADVMATGRGWAGAFPVRHKDGSTRLVEFRNMRLLDDRGDVYALGLAADQSTVRRLERDVALSSRMVAQSPIGLAVLDTGLRYVSVNPAMERIDGLRAEEHLGRTVHEVLPMMDAEALEAAARRVMDTGRSVVDRSSVGRTPADPGRDHVWSVSLYRLEDAFQTVLGVAVSVVDVTEQHRAGVEAETARRRLALIADASARIGTTLDLELTARELAEVAVPELADVAAVDLLAAVVEGRRSSLGPAEAAVIRALAVRAKESPDALAAADPPGQVARYGPDRLVTQCVRTGRPVLVPRVKDEDLPRIARSPEAAVLLGRAGVHSYLAVPLIARGEVLGALDLKRTGNPVPFGQDDLLLARELAARAAVQIDNARWYQNARDTALALQRSLLPSHPPVTGGLEVASRYQPAGATTEVGGDWFDVIPLEDGRTALVVGDVMGSGINAAATMGRLRTATNTLAVLGLDPARLLGHLDRITEGLDHSIATCLYAVHDPRRRQCRIANAGHLPPVRVRAGRGPELLDLPTGAPLGVGGVAFSTTEFDLDPGDELVLYTDGLVETRSHSLDERLGTLLSLLDGPARPLDEICDLLLRTLHHPDNHDDVAVLIARVRTGT; this is encoded by the coding sequence ATGAGTGCGACCGGGCCACCGGCGGCCGGCGGAACCGGGCCGGGCCGTGCGGCGGGACGGCCCGGCGGGCCGGACCGCGGCGCGGAACGCCCCAGCGGGCTGCTGGACGTGCTGGGCGTCGCCTCGGTGGTCCTCGACGCCGAGGGCCGCATCGTGCTGTGGAGCCCCCAGGCCGAGGAACTGTTCGGCTATCCGGCCCACGAGGCGCTGGGCCAGTACGCGGCCCGGCTGATGGTCCACGAGGAGCATCTCGGCCTGGTGATCGAGCTGTTCGCGGACGTGATGGCCACGGGTCGGGGCTGGGCGGGGGCCTTCCCCGTGCGGCACAAGGACGGCAGCACCCGGCTGGTGGAGTTCCGCAACATGCGGCTGCTGGACGACCGGGGCGACGTCTACGCCCTGGGCCTCGCCGCCGACCAGTCGACCGTGCGCCGGCTGGAGCGGGACGTGGCGCTGTCGTCACGGATGGTGGCGCAGTCGCCGATCGGACTGGCCGTGCTGGACACCGGACTGCGCTACGTCTCCGTGAACCCGGCGATGGAACGGATCGACGGCCTGCGGGCCGAGGAGCACCTGGGCCGTACGGTGCACGAGGTGCTGCCGATGATGGACGCCGAGGCGCTGGAGGCCGCGGCACGCCGGGTGATGGATACCGGACGGTCGGTCGTCGACCGGAGCTCGGTCGGGCGCACCCCAGCCGACCCCGGCCGGGACCACGTCTGGTCGGTCTCGCTGTACCGGCTGGAGGACGCGTTCCAGACCGTGCTGGGCGTGGCCGTTTCGGTGGTGGACGTCACCGAGCAGCACCGGGCGGGCGTGGAGGCGGAGACGGCCCGGCGCCGGCTCGCCCTGATCGCCGACGCCTCCGCGCGGATCGGCACCACCCTGGACCTGGAGCTGACCGCCCGCGAACTGGCCGAGGTCGCGGTGCCGGAACTGGCCGACGTGGCCGCCGTGGATCTGCTCGCGGCGGTGGTGGAGGGACGGCGCAGCAGTCTCGGTCCGGCCGAGGCCGCGGTCATCCGGGCGCTCGCGGTGCGCGCGAAGGAGTCACCGGACGCGCTGGCGGCCGCGGACCCCCCGGGGCAGGTGGCCCGCTACGGGCCCGACCGGCTCGTCACCCAGTGCGTGCGCACGGGCCGCCCCGTGCTGGTGCCGCGGGTCAAGGACGAGGACCTGCCCCGGATCGCGCGCTCACCGGAGGCGGCCGTGCTGCTCGGCCGGGCGGGCGTCCACTCGTACCTCGCCGTGCCGCTGATCGCCCGCGGCGAGGTGCTGGGCGCCCTGGACCTGAAGCGGACCGGCAACCCGGTCCCGTTCGGCCAGGACGACCTGCTGCTGGCCCGGGAACTGGCGGCCCGGGCGGCGGTGCAGATCGACAACGCGCGCTGGTACCAGAACGCCCGGGACACCGCCCTCGCCCTCCAGCGCAGCCTGCTGCCCAGCCACCCACCGGTCACCGGCGGCCTGGAGGTCGCCTCCCGCTACCAGCCCGCCGGGGCGACCACCGAGGTCGGCGGCGACTGGTTCGACGTGATCCCGCTGGAGGACGGCAGGACCGCGCTGGTCGTCGGCGACGTGATGGGCAGCGGGATCAACGCCGCCGCGACCATGGGCCGGCTGCGCACCGCCACCAACACCCTGGCCGTGCTGGGCCTCGACCCGGCCCGGCTGCTGGGGCACCTGGACCGGATCACGGAGGGGCTGGACCACTCCATCGCCACCTGCCTGTACGCCGTCCACGATCCCCGGCGGCGGCAGTGCCGGATCGCCAACGCCGGGCACCTGCCACCGGTCCGGGTGCGCGCAGGCCGCGGACCGGAGCTGCTGGACCTGCCGACCGGGGCGCCGCTGGGCGTGGGCGGGGTCGCCTTCTCCACCACGGAGTTCGACCTGGATCCGGGCGACGAGCTGGTGCTCTACACGGACGGCCTGGTCGAGACCCGCAGCCACTCCCTCGACGAGCGCCTCGGCACCCTGCTGAGCCTGCTGGACGGTCCGGCCCGCCCGCTGGACGAGATCTGCGACCTGCTGCTGCGCACCTTGCACCACCCCGACAACCACGACGACGTGGCCGTCCTCATCGCCCGCGTGCGCACCGGGACCTGA
- a CDS encoding putative protein N(5)-glutamine methyltransferase: MPASRSVPSPSSRASVVGALRAAGCVFAEDEADLLLDAARTPGELTALVDRRVSGLPLELVLGWAGFRGLRITVEPGVFIPRRRTEFLVEQALAQAPDARVVVDLCCGSGAVGAALADGLGPVELHAADIDPAAVRCARRNLAGAGGRVYEGDLFEALPAALRGRIDILAANVPYVPTGEVGLLPAEARDHEPLTALDGGADGLDVARRVAAEAPHWLAPGGCLLTETSERQAPAALAAFAEAGLTARLAVSEELYAQVVIGVA; the protein is encoded by the coding sequence ATGCCCGCTTCTCGTTCCGTCCCGTCCCCCTCCTCCCGTGCGTCCGTCGTCGGCGCCCTGCGCGCCGCGGGCTGCGTCTTCGCCGAGGACGAGGCCGACCTGCTGCTCGACGCCGCCCGCACCCCCGGTGAACTCACCGCCCTGGTGGACCGCCGGGTCTCCGGCCTCCCGCTGGAACTCGTGCTCGGCTGGGCCGGGTTCCGGGGCCTGCGCATCACCGTCGAACCCGGCGTCTTCATCCCCCGCCGCCGCACCGAGTTCCTGGTCGAGCAGGCCCTCGCGCAGGCGCCGGACGCGCGCGTCGTCGTCGACCTGTGCTGTGGCTCCGGCGCGGTCGGCGCCGCCCTCGCCGACGGACTCGGCCCGGTCGAACTGCACGCCGCCGACATCGACCCGGCGGCGGTGCGCTGCGCCCGCCGCAACCTCGCCGGTGCCGGCGGCCGGGTGTACGAGGGGGACCTGTTCGAGGCGCTGCCCGCCGCGCTGCGCGGGCGCATCGACATCCTCGCGGCCAATGTGCCGTACGTCCCCACCGGCGAGGTCGGACTGCTGCCCGCCGAGGCCCGCGACCACGAGCCGCTGACCGCCCTGGACGGCGGCGCCGACGGCCTGGACGTCGCCCGCCGGGTCGCCGCCGAGGCCCCGCACTGGCTGGCCCCCGGCGGCTGCCTGCTCACCGAGACCAGCGAACGCCAGGCCCCGGCGGCGCTGGCGGCGTTCGCCGAGGCGGGCCTGACGGCCCGTCTGGCGGTCTCCGAGGAGCTGTACGCCCAGGTCGTCATCGGGGTGGCCTGA
- a CDS encoding membrane protein translates to MRSPALRHVLTHLVTPLLMCVGMGLAYMGAFVTPEPNHLPVAVVGSGAEAEALARSVQDEAGDALDVRTVPDRARAVALLESRDITGAYVPDPGAPEILVATAASDMGAMAVEKVFTPVAAARGVPPQVTDVAEPVADDPTGQGLFFLMIAVSIGSYASVAVLGGVGAPLPMRLRALLTLGVSVAVSGIGTLLAGPVFHLAHHDLAGIWGLAWLYSAGILLIGVGLHTFLKRWTTLAMMVLFVMLNFTSSGGLFRPELQNGFFGTLHAFWNGAGFVEGARSLLYFDGDGLGRTLWTLAAWLVAGLAVTAVAGACERHRATPASPARRDPADAAAEEAEEAVGV, encoded by the coding sequence ATGCGGTCACCCGCGCTGCGCCACGTGCTCACGCACCTGGTCACGCCCCTGCTGATGTGCGTGGGCATGGGGCTCGCCTACATGGGGGCGTTCGTGACCCCCGAGCCGAACCACCTGCCCGTCGCCGTCGTCGGCAGCGGCGCCGAGGCCGAGGCGCTGGCCCGGTCCGTCCAGGACGAGGCGGGCGACGCGCTCGACGTGCGCACCGTCCCCGACCGGGCCCGCGCCGTCGCCCTGCTGGAGTCCCGTGACATCACCGGCGCCTACGTCCCGGATCCCGGGGCGCCCGAGATCCTGGTCGCCACCGCCGCCTCCGACATGGGCGCCATGGCGGTCGAGAAGGTCTTCACGCCCGTCGCCGCGGCCCGCGGTGTCCCGCCCCAGGTGACCGACGTCGCCGAGCCGGTCGCCGACGACCCGACCGGGCAGGGCCTGTTCTTCCTCATGATCGCGGTCAGCATCGGCTCCTACGCCTCGGTCGCGGTCCTCGGCGGCGTGGGCGCCCCGCTGCCGATGCGGCTGCGGGCGCTGCTCACCCTCGGCGTCTCCGTCGCGGTCAGCGGCATCGGCACGCTCCTCGCCGGACCCGTCTTCCACCTCGCCCACCACGACCTCGCCGGGATCTGGGGGCTGGCCTGGCTGTACTCGGCGGGCATCCTGCTGATCGGCGTCGGCCTGCACACCTTCCTCAAGCGCTGGACCACGCTCGCCATGATGGTCCTGTTCGTGATGCTCAACTTCACCAGCTCCGGCGGCCTGTTCCGGCCCGAGCTGCAGAACGGTTTCTTCGGCACCCTGCACGCCTTCTGGAACGGCGCCGGGTTCGTGGAGGGCGCCCGCAGCCTGCTCTACTTCGACGGCGACGGGCTCGGCCGCACCCTGTGGACACTGGCCGCCTGGCTGGTGGCGGGCCTCGCCGTCACGGCGGTCGCCGGCGCCTGCGAGCGGCACCGGGCCACCCCGGCATCCCCGGCGCGCCGCGACCCGGCGGACGCGGCCGCGGAGGAGGCCGAAGAGGCGGTCGGGGTCTGA
- a CDS encoding MarR family winged helix-turn-helix transcriptional regulator: protein MTAAEAVEAVQREMTAFARRARASAGRMHPELSLVSYTLLGHLEERGGCRATDLAAHYALDKSTVSRQVGALERAGLIERRADPDDHRVQVLHLTGTGRRLLAQVTESRRAAFRERLADWPEEDLARFAAYLIRYNAWTPPDAPDA, encoded by the coding sequence GTGACAGCAGCCGAGGCCGTGGAGGCCGTCCAACGCGAGATGACAGCCTTCGCCCGCCGCGCCCGGGCCTCGGCGGGGCGCATGCACCCCGAGCTGTCGCTGGTCTCGTACACCCTGCTCGGCCATCTGGAGGAGCGGGGCGGCTGCCGCGCCACCGATCTCGCCGCGCACTACGCCCTGGACAAGTCGACGGTCAGCCGCCAGGTCGGCGCCCTGGAGCGGGCCGGGCTGATCGAGCGGCGGGCCGACCCGGACGACCACCGGGTACAGGTGCTGCACCTCACCGGCACCGGACGGCGGCTCCTCGCCCAGGTCACCGAGAGCCGCCGGGCGGCGTTCCGGGAGCGGCTGGCGGACTGGCCGGAGGAGGACCTGGCCCGGTTCGCCGCGTACCTGATCCGCTACAACGCCTGGACGCCGCCGGACGCACCGGACGCCTGA
- a CDS encoding sulfite oxidase-like oxidoreductase: protein MNVTRGFTGRPRVHRPGLPPGQYDAGDDWPVLSAEVTPDLAPADWTFRVDGLVEEPRTWNWEQAHALPGSVYEGDIHCVTSWSKFGVRFGGVSLDAFLAAVRPLPTATHAVAYSHTGYTTNLPLTDLTGGKAWIAFSHDGRPLAPEHGGPARLLVPHLYFWKSAKWIAGLKLLDHDEPGFWEQNGYHARGNPWEEQRYSGD, encoded by the coding sequence ATGAACGTCACCCGAGGCTTCACCGGACGCCCGCGCGTCCACCGTCCGGGCCTGCCGCCCGGGCAGTACGACGCGGGCGACGACTGGCCCGTGCTGTCCGCCGAGGTCACCCCCGACCTGGCCCCAGCCGACTGGACCTTCCGCGTCGACGGACTGGTCGAGGAGCCCCGCACCTGGAACTGGGAACAGGCGCACGCGCTGCCCGGTTCGGTGTACGAGGGCGACATCCACTGCGTGACCAGCTGGTCGAAGTTCGGCGTGCGGTTCGGGGGCGTCTCCCTGGACGCCTTCCTCGCCGCCGTACGCCCCCTCCCCACCGCGACGCACGCGGTCGCCTACTCGCACACCGGGTACACCACCAACCTGCCGCTCACCGACCTGACCGGCGGCAAGGCGTGGATCGCCTTCAGCCACGACGGGCGGCCGCTCGCCCCCGAGCACGGCGGCCCGGCGCGGCTGCTGGTGCCGCACCTGTACTTCTGGAAGAGCGCCAAGTGGATCGCGGGCCTGAAGCTGCTCGACCACGACGAGCCCGGCTTCTGGGAGCAGAACGGCTATCACGCGCGGGGCAACCCGTGGGAGGAGCAGCGGTACTCCGGTGACTGA
- a CDS encoding ferredoxin reductase, with translation MTETTFTPPTRFAIPGRIAVTHQGANVWQTATLTEIRRETPRAATFRFAVPAWVGHVPGQHLQLRLTAEDGYRAQRHYSLASAPDDSGHIELTLDHVEGGEVSGWFHGEARPGDRVEVRGPVSGFFAWPGDRPALLIGAGSGVVPLMSMVRHHRARGLGVPLRLLVSARSPEELIYAREYGAETTPVFTRSAPPGTPVGRIAAAHLEPVLAEAPPGGWEAYVCGSNAFAEHASRLLVAAGQPVDRIRIERFG, from the coding sequence GTGACTGAGACCACCTTCACTCCGCCGACCCGGTTCGCCATCCCGGGCCGGATCGCCGTGACCCACCAGGGCGCGAACGTTTGGCAGACCGCCACCCTCACCGAGATCCGCCGGGAGACCCCGCGCGCCGCCACCTTCCGGTTCGCGGTGCCCGCCTGGGTGGGCCACGTCCCCGGGCAGCACCTGCAGCTGCGGCTGACTGCCGAGGACGGCTACCGCGCCCAGCGCCACTACTCGCTGGCGTCCGCGCCCGACGACTCGGGGCACATCGAGCTGACCTTGGACCACGTCGAGGGCGGCGAGGTCTCCGGCTGGTTCCACGGCGAGGCCCGGCCCGGCGACCGGGTCGAGGTGCGCGGCCCGGTCAGCGGCTTCTTCGCCTGGCCCGGCGACCGGCCCGCGCTGCTGATCGGCGCGGGTTCCGGTGTCGTACCGCTGATGTCGATGGTCCGGCACCACCGGGCGCGCGGCCTCGGCGTGCCGCTGCGGCTGCTGGTGTCGGCGCGCAGCCCCGAGGAGCTGATCTACGCCCGGGAGTACGGCGCGGAGACCACACCGGTGTTCACCCGGAGCGCCCCGCCGGGCACGCCGGTGGGGCGGATCGCCGCCGCGCACCTGGAACCGGTGCTCGCCGAGGCGCCGCCGGGCGGCTGGGAGGCCTACGTCTGCGGGTCCAACGCCTTCGCCGAGCACGCCTCCCGGCTGCTGGTGGCGGCCGGCCAGCCGGTGGACCGCATCCGCATCGAGCGCTTCGGCTGA
- a CDS encoding DUF3592 domain-containing protein — protein MRTSVGGRCRRRNPLRRRSDVVEAWTVLAVAVLLVLGAPLAGAGTAWWAYQDARATAAEQRAERHRVRAEVTGAGPRSASAPHGGRAYAYRATVRWTDPRDGVRTAVARVPAGTEAGDRVEVWFDARGRAVPAPPDGGLIWQHTLTLGFCAAGATAGTVLLGHALVRRAAMRRRLDEWEREWARTEPEWTRRRA, from the coding sequence ATGCGGACCTCGGTGGGCGGCCGGTGCCGGCGGCGCAATCCGCTGCGGCGCCGGTCGGACGTCGTGGAGGCGTGGACGGTGCTGGCCGTCGCCGTCCTGCTGGTGCTGGGGGCACCGCTGGCGGGGGCGGGAACGGCCTGGTGGGCGTACCAGGACGCCCGGGCGACGGCGGCCGAGCAACGCGCGGAGCGGCACCGCGTGCGGGCCGAGGTGACCGGCGCCGGCCCCCGCTCGGCGTCCGCGCCGCACGGCGGCCGGGCGTACGCGTACCGGGCGACCGTGCGCTGGACCGACCCGCGGGACGGGGTGCGCACGGCGGTCGCCCGGGTCCCGGCCGGCACGGAGGCGGGCGACCGCGTCGAGGTGTGGTTCGACGCCCGGGGCCGCGCGGTGCCGGCGCCGCCGGACGGCGGCCTGATCTGGCAGCACACCCTCACCCTGGGCTTCTGCGCGGCGGGCGCCACGGCCGGGACCGTGCTGCTGGGGCACGCACTGGTCCGGCGGGCGGCGATGCGCCGCAGGCTCGACGAGTGGGAGCGGGAGTGGGCCCGGACCGAGCCGGAGTGGACCCGGCGGCGGGCGTGA
- a CDS encoding acetylxylan esterase produces MALFDLPLDELREYRSDSTEPEDFDAFWSKTLQEAREHDLDARFEPVETGLSTVRVHDVTFAGFGGHPVKGWLVLPAAAGEPLPLVVEFVGYGGGRGLPHEHLLWASTGRAHFVMDTRGQGSAWGGGGGTADPVGGAPAYPGFMTRGIDAPENYYYRRVFTDAVRAVEAARSHPLTDASRTVALGGSQGGGIALAVGGLVPDLVAVAPDVPFLCDFPRATTLTDRNPYREIGLYLKTHRGRTADALRTLSYFDGVHFAARGRAPALFSAALEDQTCPPSTVFAAFNAWAHEEKAIEVYDFNDHEGGGPYQDRARLDWLRSYA; encoded by the coding sequence ATGGCCTTGTTCGACCTCCCGCTCGACGAACTGCGCGAGTACCGCAGCGACTCCACCGAGCCCGAGGACTTCGATGCCTTCTGGTCCAAGACGCTGCAGGAGGCCCGCGAGCACGACCTGGACGCCCGGTTCGAGCCCGTCGAGACGGGCCTGTCGACCGTGCGGGTCCACGACGTGACGTTCGCCGGGTTCGGCGGCCACCCGGTGAAGGGCTGGCTGGTCCTTCCCGCGGCGGCCGGGGAACCGCTGCCGCTGGTGGTGGAGTTCGTCGGCTACGGCGGCGGCCGCGGCCTGCCGCACGAGCATCTGCTGTGGGCCTCCACCGGACGCGCGCACTTCGTGATGGACACCCGTGGCCAGGGCAGCGCCTGGGGCGGCGGGGGCGGCACCGCCGACCCGGTGGGCGGCGCCCCCGCCTACCCCGGCTTCATGACCCGCGGCATCGACGCGCCGGAGAACTACTACTACCGCCGGGTCTTCACGGACGCCGTGCGGGCCGTCGAGGCCGCGCGCTCGCACCCGCTCACCGACGCCTCCCGCACCGTCGCCCTCGGCGGCAGCCAGGGCGGCGGCATCGCCCTCGCGGTGGGCGGGCTGGTGCCCGACCTGGTGGCCGTGGCACCGGACGTGCCGTTCCTGTGCGACTTCCCGCGCGCGACGACCCTGACGGACCGCAACCCGTACCGGGAGATCGGCCTCTACCTCAAGACGCACCGCGGACGCACCGCGGACGCCCTGCGCACCCTGTCCTACTTCGACGGCGTGCACTTCGCCGCCCGCGGCCGGGCACCGGCGCTGTTCTCGGCGGCGCTGGAGGACCAGACCTGCCCGCCCTCGACGGTCTTCGCGGCGTTCAACGCCTGGGCGCACGAGGAGAAGGCGATCGAGGTGTACGACTTCAACGACCACGAGGGCGGCGGGCCGTACCAGGACCGGGCCAGGCTGGACTGGCTGCGGTCGTACGCCTGA
- a CDS encoding EstA family serine hydrolase, translating into MSEPGPVVHGHCDSRFTAVRTAFEENFRDRGELGAAVAVTVDGVRVVDLWGGWADPGRSRPWERDTVVTVWSTTKGPVALCAHLLADRGLLDLDAPVAAYWPEFAAAGKEKVLVRHLLSHRAGLSGPREPHSFADLCDWELTTGRLAAMEPWWEPGTRSGYHALTYGHLVGEVVRRISGLRPGAFLEREVTGPLGIDFTIGLPERDAGRAARLVHASAPRGEQAAAFSRPAPAALAALTNPAVGAREAGTPEWRAAEIPAANGHGTARAVADLYGVLAGLGAPGGRRLLSAGAAERVREGQGACRDLVLGAGFARDTEAGLGLWLSGANGSYGPNPRAFGHDGFGGSCGLADPEAGLSLGYVMNRMGPRIADDPRKMALVEALYSAL; encoded by the coding sequence ATGTCCGAGCCAGGGCCCGTGGTGCACGGCCACTGCGACAGCCGCTTCACGGCGGTGCGCACGGCATTCGAGGAGAACTTCCGCGACCGCGGCGAGCTGGGTGCCGCGGTCGCCGTCACGGTCGACGGAGTGCGGGTGGTGGACCTGTGGGGCGGCTGGGCCGACCCGGGCCGCAGCCGCCCCTGGGAGCGGGACACGGTGGTCACCGTCTGGTCCACCACCAAGGGCCCGGTGGCGCTGTGCGCCCACCTGCTGGCCGACCGCGGTCTGCTCGACCTGGACGCGCCGGTGGCCGCCTACTGGCCCGAGTTCGCCGCCGCCGGCAAGGAGAAGGTGCTCGTCCGGCACCTGCTGTCGCACCGGGCCGGACTGTCCGGGCCGCGCGAGCCGCACTCCTTCGCGGACCTGTGCGACTGGGAGCTGACCACGGGCCGGCTCGCGGCCATGGAGCCCTGGTGGGAACCGGGCACCCGGTCCGGCTATCACGCCCTGACCTACGGCCACCTCGTCGGCGAGGTGGTCCGGCGGATCTCCGGACTGCGGCCGGGCGCCTTCCTGGAGCGGGAGGTCACCGGTCCGCTCGGCATCGACTTCACCATCGGCCTGCCGGAACGGGACGCCGGGCGCGCCGCCCGGCTGGTGCACGCGTCGGCACCGCGCGGCGAACAGGCCGCGGCCTTCAGCCGGCCGGCGCCCGCCGCGCTGGCCGCGCTGACCAACCCGGCGGTGGGCGCGCGGGAGGCCGGCACACCCGAGTGGCGGGCCGCCGAGATACCCGCGGCCAACGGCCACGGCACCGCCCGGGCGGTCGCCGACCTGTACGGCGTGCTGGCGGGCCTGGGCGCCCCCGGCGGGCGGCGCCTGCTCTCCGCCGGCGCCGCCGAGCGGGTGCGCGAGGGGCAGGGCGCCTGCCGGGACCTGGTGCTCGGCGCCGGGTTCGCACGGGACACGGAGGCCGGGCTCGGGTTGTGGCTGAGCGGCGCCAACGGCTCCTACGGGCCGAACCCGCGCGCGTTCGGCCATGACGGCTTCGGCGGCTCCTGCGGTCTCGCGGACCCGGAGGCGGGGCTCTCGCTGGGCTATGTGATGAACCGCATGGGCCCGCGCATCGCGGACGACCCGCGGAAGATGGCCCTGGTGGAGGCCCTGTACAGCGCCCTGTGA
- a CDS encoding GntR family transcriptional regulator, producing the protein MARHTPHDHPHTAGRPAHRSGDRPLYWRIATELLGELRDGTIPPGERLPGERQLAEHFRVSRETVRQALDVLRRDGLVATDRRGSHATLPGPPVEHPTSLAFPVGARRPADPRAVDRATVAWEAPPPGHAEALGLAPHRPTLVHRYESAGADGRGRRRAVSSFSAVALAEVAELGRYRDRADGTSSVQLRRAYDWMRRAGLTLHHRDTITRLPDAPTVRVTRLVQDQYARPLEITDLVVDAQRDALVYEFTLPAAV; encoded by the coding sequence ATGGCCCGCCACACCCCGCACGATCACCCGCACACCGCCGGCCGGCCCGCGCACCGGTCCGGCGACCGGCCCCTCTACTGGCGGATCGCCACCGAACTGCTCGGCGAGCTGCGCGACGGCACCATCCCGCCCGGCGAACGGCTGCCCGGGGAGCGGCAGCTCGCCGAGCACTTCCGGGTCAGCCGGGAGACGGTACGGCAGGCGCTCGACGTCCTGCGCCGCGACGGCCTGGTCGCCACCGACCGGCGGGGCAGCCACGCCACCCTCCCCGGCCCGCCGGTCGAGCACCCCACCTCGCTCGCCTTCCCGGTCGGCGCCCGCCGCCCGGCCGACCCGCGCGCCGTCGACCGGGCCACCGTCGCCTGGGAGGCTCCGCCGCCCGGGCACGCCGAGGCGCTCGGGCTGGCCCCGCACCGGCCCACCCTGGTGCACCGCTACGAGTCGGCCGGCGCGGACGGCCGGGGCCGGCGCCGCGCGGTGTCCTCCTTCTCGGCGGTGGCGCTCGCCGAGGTCGCGGAACTGGGCCGCTACCGCGACCGCGCCGACGGCACGTCCTCCGTACAGCTGCGGCGCGCCTACGACTGGATGCGCCGGGCCGGCCTGACCCTGCACCACCGGGACACCATCACCCGCCTCCCGGACGCACCGACGGTCCGGGTGACCCGGCTGGTGCAGGACCAGTACGCCCGGCCGCTGGAGATCACCGACCTCGTCGTGGACGCCCAGCGGGACGCGCTGGTCTACGAGTTCACCCTCCCGGCGGCGGTCTGA
- a CDS encoding GNAT family N-acetyltransferase has product MDTVLTTDRLVVRDWTVADADAALGIYGSPDVAHWLTPAMDRVRDTAAMRCLLQAWEESRPNLVPPRGRWAVQRRDDGTVVGGLGIRLLPPYEDDLEVSWQLAPEAWGRGYAVEAARALIGWAFDHDTDELFAVARPANRRAVATARRLGMQWVGETAKYYDLRLQVYRIRPADLSGRAG; this is encoded by the coding sequence ATGGACACTGTGCTGACCACCGACCGGCTGGTCGTCCGTGACTGGACCGTCGCCGACGCCGACGCCGCCCTGGGCATCTACGGCTCACCGGACGTCGCCCACTGGCTCACGCCCGCGATGGACCGGGTCCGGGACACCGCCGCCATGCGCTGTCTGCTCCAGGCGTGGGAGGAGAGCCGGCCGAACCTGGTGCCGCCCCGGGGACGCTGGGCGGTGCAGCGCCGAGACGACGGCACGGTCGTCGGCGGACTCGGCATCCGGCTGCTGCCGCCGTACGAGGACGACCTGGAGGTCAGCTGGCAACTGGCGCCCGAGGCCTGGGGCCGGGGGTACGCCGTCGAGGCCGCCCGGGCCCTGATCGGCTGGGCGTTCGACCACGACACCGACGAGCTGTTCGCGGTCGCCCGGCCCGCCAACCGGCGTGCCGTCGCGACCGCGCGACGGCTCGGCATGCAGTGGGTCGGCGAGACGGCCAAGTACTACGACCTGCGCCTGCAGGTCTACCGGATCCGCCCCGCCGACCTGTCCGGCCGGGCCGGGTGA